A window of the Comamonas sp. Y33R10-2 genome harbors these coding sequences:
- the def gene encoding peptide deformylase produces MAILPILCYPDPRLHKVAQPVAQVDERIQTLVKDMLETMYDAQGIGLAATQVDAHVRVVVIDVSEDRNEPMTLINPEILWASEEKRQGEEGCLSVPGIYDGVERSTSVKVRAMDENGKSREIEAQGMLAICIQHEMDHLIGKVFVEYLSPLKRTRIKTKLVKAQKQALRD; encoded by the coding sequence ATGGCCATTCTTCCCATTCTCTGCTACCCCGACCCCCGTCTTCACAAGGTTGCCCAGCCCGTGGCACAGGTGGATGAGCGCATCCAGACTTTGGTGAAAGACATGCTTGAAACCATGTATGACGCCCAAGGCATTGGCTTGGCCGCCACGCAGGTTGATGCCCATGTGCGCGTTGTCGTGATCGATGTGTCTGAAGATCGCAATGAACCGATGACGCTGATCAACCCTGAAATCCTATGGGCCAGCGAAGAAAAGCGTCAGGGTGAAGAGGGTTGTCTGTCCGTGCCTGGCATTTATGACGGCGTGGAGCGCTCGACTTCTGTCAAGGTGCGAGCTATGGACGAAAACGGCAAAAGCCGCGAGATTGAAGCCCAAGGCATGCTGGCCATCTGCATTCAGCATGAGATGGATCACCTGATTGGCAAGGTCTTTGTCGAATACCTGTCGCCCCTTAAGCGCACCCGCATCAAGACCAAGCTGGTCAAAGCCCAAAAGCAAGCCCTCAGAGACTAA
- the dprA gene encoding DNA-processing protein DprA — protein MVPSLQNDTHHAPPDAEALAWLRLLLTPGVGRTTARKLLAKAGSAEAIWRLPLLAWAECATQAQVKALAELPADWEKHCNTLSQWLAAPAAGTLHTFIHLGNSQYPQCLLETEDTPLMLFVQGPAALLASSDPWFPYPATLAMVGSRNPSAQGVINARDMAQALAEQGLCIVSGLARGIDAAAHEGALKGKTAKTPCTIAVVGTGLDQVYPRAHTALAQQIALHGLVISEYPLGSEPLPKHFPQRNRIISGLSQGTLVVEAALQSGSLITARLASEQGRDVFAIPGSIHAPQAKGCHALLRQGAKLVETAADILDELQGINPLQVHIAKGPEAIKNEVSKQEPELLRALGHDPMTLDTLMARTGWDAAHLQAQLMELELDAMVARLPGGLYQRITHS, from the coding sequence ATGGTGCCGTCACTTCAAAACGATACGCACCATGCTCCGCCCGATGCAGAAGCGTTGGCTTGGCTGCGCCTGCTGCTGACACCCGGCGTTGGGCGCACCACGGCGCGCAAGCTACTGGCTAAGGCGGGAAGCGCTGAAGCCATCTGGCGCCTGCCCTTGCTTGCATGGGCAGAGTGCGCCACGCAAGCTCAAGTCAAGGCACTGGCCGAGCTTCCTGCAGATTGGGAAAAGCATTGCAACACCCTGTCTCAATGGCTGGCTGCGCCGGCTGCGGGCACCTTGCACACCTTCATTCATCTGGGTAATTCTCAGTACCCGCAATGTTTGCTAGAGACCGAAGACACGCCCTTGATGCTGTTTGTACAAGGGCCTGCCGCATTGCTTGCCTCTAGCGACCCTTGGTTTCCTTACCCGGCCACACTGGCGATGGTGGGCAGTCGCAACCCTTCCGCGCAAGGCGTTATCAACGCCCGTGACATGGCGCAAGCGCTGGCCGAGCAAGGGCTTTGCATAGTCTCAGGATTAGCTCGCGGCATAGATGCGGCGGCGCACGAAGGTGCGTTGAAAGGCAAAACCGCCAAAACTCCTTGCACGATTGCCGTTGTGGGAACGGGGCTGGATCAGGTGTATCCACGCGCCCACACCGCGCTGGCCCAACAAATTGCGCTGCACGGCCTAGTCATCAGCGAATATCCGCTGGGCAGCGAGCCATTACCCAAGCACTTCCCCCAGCGCAACCGCATCATCTCGGGCCTGTCGCAAGGCACGCTGGTGGTTGAGGCAGCGCTGCAATCTGGCTCACTCATCACAGCCCGCCTGGCCAGCGAGCAGGGGCGTGACGTCTTCGCCATCCCAGGATCGATTCACGCGCCGCAGGCCAAGGGCTGTCATGCATTGCTACGCCAAGGCGCCAAGCTGGTGGAAACAGCGGCTGATATCCTCGATGAACTTCAAGGCATAAATCCACTTCAAGTCCATATAGCAAAAGGACCAGAAGCTATTAAAAATGAAGTATCAAAGCAAGAGCCTGAATTGCTGAGAGCGCTAGGCCATGACCCCATGACGTTAGATACGCTAATGGCCCGCACCGGCTGGGACGCTGCCCACTTGCAGGCGCAGTTGATGGAGCTGGAACTCGATGCCATGGTCGCCCGCCTGCCCGGCGGCTTGTATCAGCGCATTACGCATAGCTAA
- the secF gene encoding protein translocase subunit SecF has translation MEFFRIKKDIPFMKYALWLNAVSFITFALAVFFLFSRGLHLSVEFTGGTVMEVAYSQPAEIGKVRDTISKLGYQDVIVQNFGTSKDVMIRLPVQKGVTTAQQSEQVLTALKAQDAEVTLRRTEFVGPQVGDELMHSGLMALGMVILGIIIYLAFRFEWKFGVAAIIANLHDVVIILGFFAFFQWEFSLSVLAGVLAVLGYSVNESVVIFDRIREAFRKFRKLNTHEVIDHAITSTMSRTIITHASTEAMVLSMFFFGGPSLHYFALALTIGILFGIYSSVFVAAAIAMWLGVKREDLIKAPAAKTSAQDPSDPNSGAVV, from the coding sequence ATGGAATTCTTCCGCATCAAAAAAGATATCCCGTTCATGAAGTACGCGTTGTGGCTCAACGCTGTTTCCTTCATCACATTCGCGCTGGCCGTCTTTTTCCTGTTCTCTCGCGGACTGCACCTGTCGGTGGAGTTCACGGGCGGTACGGTCATGGAAGTGGCTTACAGCCAGCCTGCCGAAATCGGCAAAGTTCGTGACACCATCTCCAAGCTGGGCTACCAGGATGTGATCGTGCAGAATTTTGGTACGTCCAAGGATGTGATGATCCGCCTGCCCGTGCAAAAGGGCGTGACTACTGCACAGCAAAGCGAGCAAGTGCTCACAGCACTTAAGGCGCAAGACGCTGAAGTAACGCTGCGCCGCACCGAATTTGTCGGCCCTCAGGTGGGCGATGAGCTGATGCACAGCGGCCTGATGGCGCTGGGCATGGTGATTTTGGGCATCATCATTTATCTGGCCTTCCGCTTTGAGTGGAAGTTCGGTGTGGCGGCCATCATCGCCAACTTGCATGATGTGGTCATCATTTTGGGCTTCTTCGCTTTCTTCCAGTGGGAGTTCTCGCTCTCGGTGCTGGCAGGCGTGCTGGCGGTGCTGGGCTACTCGGTCAATGAGTCAGTGGTTATTTTTGACCGTATCCGCGAAGCCTTCCGCAAGTTCCGCAAGCTCAATACGCACGAGGTGATTGATCACGCGATTACCTCGACCATGAGTCGCACCATCATCACCCACGCCTCTACCGAAGCTATGGTGCTGTCGATGTTCTTCTTCGGTGGTCCTAGCCTTCACTACTTTGCGCTGGCCCTGACGATCGGCATTTTGTTCGGCATCTACTCTTCAGTATTTGTGGCTGCAGCTATTGCCATGTGGCTGGGCGTCAAACGCGAAGATTTGATCAAGGCTCCTGCAGCCAAGACTTCTGCGCAAGATCCTAGCGATCCCAACTCTGGAGCGGTGGTCTGA
- a CDS encoding LysM domain-containing protein, whose translation MIALTTARALSIGATLLVGLTTVHAQSYPVTATQRSTAQQVAQQGIPETDLAPNAPAQYTVKRGDTLWGISGLYLRQPWRWPELWGMNLSSISNPHQIFPGQVLYLVRSNGYARLSTTGPNGDSGVVRLSPQTRESSLKDLALPTLPPHLIEPFLAEPLVVGLRELDQAPRIIATMDKRVLMASGDRAYVRNSGGAIISSDKGQPTSYRIFRDATPLIDPVTRIVLGYEAKYLGSAAVVRGETIVDTIEGEPQQSTPATVDITRSKNEIRAGDRLLASPEQQYLSYVPHAPSSPTTAAVVSIYGDSVGANAAQNQIIAINKGSKDGVDVGTVLELVSKGDVIVDKTSPNRSRVKLPDEQNGYAMVFRVFDQVSYALITTAQRPVNVGDGLQSPQN comes from the coding sequence ATGATCGCATTGACCACTGCACGCGCCTTAAGCATCGGAGCTACGCTGCTTGTCGGCCTGACCACGGTTCACGCTCAAAGCTATCCCGTGACCGCCACTCAGCGCTCCACAGCCCAACAAGTCGCTCAGCAAGGTATTCCCGAGACAGATTTGGCGCCCAATGCACCTGCTCAGTACACCGTCAAGCGCGGCGACACGCTGTGGGGTATTTCGGGCCTGTATCTGCGCCAACCTTGGCGCTGGCCCGAGTTGTGGGGCATGAACCTCTCCAGTATTTCCAATCCTCATCAGATTTTCCCCGGTCAGGTGCTGTATTTGGTGCGTAGCAACGGCTATGCCCGACTGTCCACCACAGGGCCTAACGGTGATTCGGGTGTGGTGCGCCTATCGCCACAAACACGTGAGTCCTCGCTCAAAGACTTGGCGCTGCCCACTCTGCCACCTCACTTGATCGAGCCATTCTTGGCTGAGCCGTTGGTCGTTGGCCTGCGAGAGCTGGACCAAGCCCCTCGCATCATTGCCACCATGGACAAGCGCGTCCTGATGGCGAGTGGAGACCGGGCTTACGTGCGCAACTCCGGCGGAGCCATCATCAGCAGCGACAAGGGCCAGCCCACCAGCTACCGAATCTTCCGTGACGCAACCCCACTGATAGACCCCGTCACCCGCATCGTCTTGGGTTATGAAGCCAAGTATCTGGGCAGTGCAGCCGTTGTTCGTGGTGAAACGATAGTCGACACCATCGAAGGAGAGCCGCAACAGAGCACTCCTGCAACGGTAGACATCACCCGTTCCAAAAATGAAATTCGCGCTGGCGACCGCTTGCTGGCCTCGCCCGAGCAGCAATACCTGAGCTATGTGCCTCATGCCCCCAGCTCGCCCACCACTGCTGCTGTGGTTTCCATTTACGGTGACTCAGTAGGCGCTAATGCAGCCCAAAATCAGATCATCGCCATCAACAAGGGCTCTAAAGATGGCGTTGATGTCGGCACGGTGCTGGAGCTGGTCAGCAAGGGCGATGTGATTGTGGACAAAACAAGCCCCAACCGCAGCAGAGTAAAACTGCCCGACGAGCAAAACGGCTACGCCATGGTCTTCCGAGTGTTTGACCAAGTCTCCTACGCTCTCATCACCACTGCCCAGCGCCCAGTCAATGTGGGTGACGGCCTGCAGTCGCCGCAAAATTAA
- the secD gene encoding protein translocase subunit SecD has protein sequence MNRYPVWKYAILVVALLVGVIYTLPNFFGEAPAVQVSSAKATVKVDNAVLQKVESALSAANVKPTSLSLEGTSVRARFDTPDEQLKAKDVIQKALIADPTDPVYIVALNLVSRSPDWLTSIGAKPMYLGLDLRGGVHFMLQVDMAAALTKKAESYAGDLRTFMRDKNIRHGGVSRDGNSITVRMRDAATQTAVSNLIKDQFPDLTATSTPDGTGFKLLASIKPEALRKVQEQALKQNMVTLHNRINELGVAEPVIQQQGLDRIVVQLPGVQDTAKAKDILGRTATLEVRMVDESTEARGAEMGSGPVPFGSEKYLDRNGQAVIVHKQVTLTGENLTDAQPGFDGQTQEATVNLTLDAKGARTFKDVTRENIGKRMAIILFEKGKGEVVTAPVIRGEIGGGRVQISGRMTTQEANDTSLLLRAGSLAAPMEIIEEYTIGPSLGADNINRGIHSVVWGMVAIAAFMCVYYMLFGVFSTVALSVNVLLLLAILSMLQATLTLPGIAAMALALGVAIDSNVLINERIREELRAGASPQAAIHAGYENAWHTILDSNVTTLIAGLALLAFGSGVVRGFAVVHCIGILTSMFSAVFFSRGLVNLWYGGKKKLKSISIGQVWKPAEGDGHRSVASRSSNN, from the coding sequence ATGAACCGTTACCCGGTCTGGAAGTACGCGATCCTCGTGGTCGCGCTGCTGGTGGGGGTGATCTACACCCTGCCCAATTTCTTTGGTGAAGCGCCTGCTGTACAGGTTTCTTCGGCCAAAGCCACTGTAAAAGTGGACAACGCGGTGCTGCAAAAGGTGGAATCTGCCTTGAGCGCAGCTAACGTTAAGCCAACCTCACTGTCGCTGGAAGGCACTTCGGTGCGTGCACGCTTTGATACGCCCGATGAGCAGCTCAAGGCCAAGGACGTTATCCAGAAGGCATTGATTGCGGATCCCACAGATCCCGTCTACATCGTGGCGCTGAACCTGGTCTCGCGCTCGCCTGACTGGCTGACCTCCATCGGTGCTAAGCCCATGTATCTGGGTCTGGACTTGCGCGGCGGCGTGCATTTCATGCTGCAAGTCGACATGGCTGCAGCTCTGACCAAGAAGGCCGAGAGCTATGCGGGCGACCTGCGTACTTTCATGCGCGATAAGAACATTCGCCACGGAGGTGTGAGCCGTGATGGCAACAGCATCACCGTCCGCATGCGCGACGCTGCGACGCAAACTGCTGTGAGTAACCTCATCAAGGATCAGTTTCCTGACCTCACCGCAACATCCACACCTGACGGCACCGGATTCAAGCTGTTGGCATCGATCAAGCCAGAAGCTTTGCGCAAGGTGCAAGAGCAAGCGCTTAAGCAAAATATGGTGACGCTGCACAACCGTATCAACGAGTTGGGCGTGGCCGAGCCGGTGATTCAGCAACAGGGCCTAGACCGCATTGTGGTGCAACTGCCTGGTGTGCAGGACACCGCCAAGGCCAAGGACATTCTGGGCCGTACCGCGACCTTGGAAGTGCGCATGGTCGATGAGTCCACCGAAGCGCGCGGCGCCGAAATGGGTTCTGGCCCCGTACCTTTTGGCTCTGAAAAGTATCTGGATCGCAATGGTCAGGCCGTTATCGTGCACAAGCAGGTGACGCTGACTGGCGAGAACCTGACCGATGCCCAGCCTGGCTTTGACGGCCAGACCCAAGAGGCTACGGTGAATCTGACGCTGGACGCCAAGGGCGCCCGTACCTTCAAGGACGTGACCCGCGAGAACATCGGCAAGCGCATGGCCATCATCTTGTTCGAAAAGGGCAAGGGCGAAGTGGTGACAGCGCCTGTGATCCGTGGCGAAATCGGTGGTGGTCGCGTGCAAATTTCCGGTCGTATGACGACTCAGGAAGCTAACGACACCTCGCTGCTACTGCGCGCTGGCTCGCTGGCAGCGCCTATGGAAATCATTGAGGAATACACCATCGGCCCAAGCTTGGGTGCGGACAATATCAACCGCGGTATTCACTCTGTGGTCTGGGGTATGGTGGCGATTGCAGCCTTTATGTGCGTGTACTACATGCTGTTTGGCGTGTTCTCCACAGTAGCTCTGTCGGTGAACGTGCTGCTGCTGCTGGCCATCTTGTCCATGTTGCAAGCCACGCTGACCCTGCCTGGCATCGCCGCTATGGCACTGGCGCTAGGCGTAGCCATTGACTCTAACGTGTTGATTAACGAGCGTATTCGTGAAGAACTGCGAGCCGGTGCGTCGCCACAGGCGGCTATCCATGCAGGTTACGAGAACGCTTGGCACACCATCTTGGACTCGAACGTGACCACGCTGATCGCTGGTCTTGCCCTTCTGGCCTTTGGCTCAGGCGTGGTGCGCGGCTTTGCGGTGGTGCACTGCATTGGTATTTTGACCAGCATGTTCTCGGCTGTGTTCTTCTCGCGCGGTCTGGTGAACCTCTGGTACGGCGGCAAGAAAAAGCTCAAGAGCATCTCCATTGGTCAGGTCTGGAAGCCTGCTGAGGGTGATGGTCACCGCTCCGTAGCCAGCCGTAGCAGCAACAACTAA
- a CDS encoding DUF1631 domain-containing protein, which produces MTLSQPSNNASAAQQQLGWQARLRWVHGICQGLPKVAQQLDEFLSNQSSSASAQIDAQAWRDVWQNFQAQKDAWVSASVNALQQAARKPRLPSGESVISTSAPLTFELLSDDVVDNKILASRMALTMGETLQPGFDSMRLRIQALEGQELAVQDMFRVDRICLHLVEQWLACGLERKHLLQVLEPFQTALAPLLESEYSTLHKLLDAKGVSKAADAPLRVRRTESGASTSAMKLSGGAHSSHGSASEPNNWGHSASHQYMPAGMGMGAGMPGGMGVQLPPGASAGLSMLARARHRAMDAMNQLRQVLSQPALGISGLAQSGAQMPMPPASAALEQALQEQQHMMLTQFQAQYPVMPGTVMAMPAMDYSPAAIGQLVNQVRERSADFKNKAETKGEKATIEVVALMFQSILSEDRLPPSIRVWFARLQVPVLRVALAEPQFFSDLNHPARKLIDRMGSCVMGFDASSISGNALELEIRRVVQVIEQYPETGQKVFALVLREFEEFLTKHLTQNKSTAKISSVAQQVEQKETLAVQYTIELRNMLNDIPVREEVRNFLFKSWADVLAMATVRYGAKDARAMRFKQAASELVWSASAKPSRQERARVIQGLPTLLQTLREGLELVSVTGDTQSAVIKALTDTLAQAFMSKTAAIPTEHIDAMAKRLSELEKYISEDGKLDDMPLSNESIELMLGVDTAGLHVIPNTDTPVEPAMLEWAKMLETGRWFTMDHNGARVQVQYVWHSRRKHLHLFASLDSHCYLLQAQRMATYLQAGLLSVHDEEALTVRATRDALQKIQANPERLS; this is translated from the coding sequence ATGACTCTTTCGCAGCCCTCTAACAACGCGTCTGCGGCCCAGCAACAACTGGGCTGGCAGGCGCGTTTGCGTTGGGTTCATGGCATTTGCCAAGGTTTGCCCAAAGTCGCTCAGCAACTCGATGAGTTTCTCTCTAATCAGAGCAGCTCTGCTTCTGCGCAAATAGATGCGCAGGCATGGCGTGATGTTTGGCAGAACTTTCAAGCCCAAAAAGATGCATGGGTTTCGGCAAGCGTGAACGCCCTGCAGCAGGCGGCGCGCAAGCCGAGGTTGCCGAGTGGCGAAAGCGTTATATCAACGTCAGCGCCGCTGACGTTTGAATTGCTCAGCGACGATGTCGTTGATAACAAAATTCTGGCATCCCGTATGGCACTGACCATGGGGGAGACACTCCAGCCCGGTTTTGACTCCATGCGCTTGCGCATTCAGGCACTGGAGGGACAAGAGCTTGCTGTGCAAGACATGTTCCGCGTTGATCGCATCTGCCTGCATTTGGTTGAGCAATGGCTGGCCTGTGGGCTGGAGCGCAAGCATCTGCTGCAGGTTTTAGAGCCATTTCAAACAGCATTGGCACCGCTGCTGGAGTCTGAGTACAGCACTCTACATAAGCTGCTAGATGCCAAAGGCGTGAGCAAGGCTGCGGATGCGCCTTTGCGTGTGAGGCGCACGGAAAGCGGGGCATCGACTAGTGCAATGAAACTAAGTGGCGGCGCTCATAGTAGCCACGGCAGTGCGTCTGAGCCCAACAACTGGGGACACTCCGCCAGTCATCAGTACATGCCGGCTGGCATGGGTATGGGTGCTGGTATGCCGGGCGGTATGGGCGTGCAATTGCCGCCCGGAGCCAGCGCCGGTTTGAGCATGCTGGCGCGGGCGCGTCACCGCGCAATGGATGCGATGAATCAATTGCGGCAGGTGCTCAGTCAACCTGCTCTGGGTATTTCGGGTCTGGCGCAGAGTGGGGCTCAAATGCCTATGCCGCCTGCATCGGCAGCACTGGAGCAAGCGCTGCAAGAGCAGCAGCACATGATGCTGACCCAGTTCCAAGCCCAATACCCGGTAATGCCAGGCACGGTCATGGCTATGCCCGCCATGGATTACAGCCCTGCAGCGATTGGGCAACTGGTCAACCAAGTGCGAGAGCGCTCGGCAGACTTCAAAAACAAGGCTGAGACCAAGGGCGAAAAAGCCACTATTGAGGTGGTGGCGTTGATGTTCCAGAGCATTCTTTCGGAAGATCGCCTGCCCCCCTCCATTCGCGTTTGGTTTGCACGGCTGCAGGTGCCGGTATTACGTGTGGCCCTTGCTGAGCCTCAGTTTTTTAGCGACTTGAATCACCCCGCGCGCAAGTTGATTGACCGCATGGGTTCTTGCGTTATGGGCTTTGATGCCAGCAGCATCAGCGGCAATGCGCTGGAGCTTGAAATTCGCCGCGTGGTTCAGGTCATTGAGCAATATCCTGAAACGGGACAAAAGGTTTTCGCCCTGGTGTTGCGTGAGTTTGAGGAATTCCTCACCAAGCATCTGACGCAAAACAAGTCCACGGCCAAGATCAGCTCTGTGGCGCAACAGGTAGAGCAAAAAGAAACGCTGGCCGTGCAGTACACCATTGAGCTGCGCAACATGCTCAACGATATTCCGGTGCGCGAAGAGGTACGCAATTTTCTCTTCAAGTCTTGGGCTGATGTGCTGGCCATGGCGACGGTACGCTACGGCGCCAAAGATGCACGCGCCATGCGCTTTAAGCAGGCCGCGAGCGAGCTGGTGTGGTCTGCAAGTGCCAAACCATCGCGCCAAGAAAGAGCCCGGGTCATTCAAGGGTTGCCGACTTTGCTGCAGACCTTGCGTGAAGGGCTGGAGTTGGTGAGCGTGACGGGTGATACGCAGTCTGCCGTTATCAAGGCGCTGACTGATACCTTGGCTCAGGCTTTTATGTCCAAAACTGCAGCGATTCCTACGGAACACATAGATGCCATGGCCAAGCGCCTGTCCGAGCTGGAAAAATACATCAGCGAAGATGGCAAGCTGGACGATATGCCTTTGTCTAACGAAAGCATTGAGTTGATGCTGGGCGTGGATACAGCAGGATTGCACGTCATTCCAAATACCGATACTCCGGTCGAGCCCGCCATGCTGGAATGGGCCAAGATGCTGGAAACTGGCCGCTGGTTTACGATGGACCACAACGGTGCCCGTGTGCAAGTGCAATATGTCTGGCACAGCCGCCGCAAGCATCTGCACCTGTTTGCATCGTTAGACAGCCATTGCTATCTGCTGCAGGCTCAGCGCATGGCCACCTATCTGCAGGCAGGCTTGTTGTCCGTGCATGATGAGGAAGCGTTGACTGTGCGTGCGACGCGAGATGCGCTGCAGAAGATTCAGGCGAACCCGGAGCGCTTGAGCTGA